From a region of the Falco cherrug isolate bFalChe1 chromosome 9, bFalChe1.pri, whole genome shotgun sequence genome:
- the C5 gene encoding complement C5, translated as MIILIYFFVLLFSGTTFSQEKIYVLTSPKIFRAGASEKVVVQAFGYDKEFPVNVALRSFPDKLAVYSSGYVSLTPANKFQAAVTLTLQPTDLPRTDNSVQYLYLEAVSPHFTGLKKIPVSYENGFLFIHADKPIYTPDQSVKVRVYSLNEELQPARREIVLTFMDPEGVPVDILEEDDFTGIVSFPDFKIPPNPKYGIWKIEAKYKKNFITSAVAKFEVKEYAMPSFSIVIEPESNFISSDKFENFKIVVKASYFYNKRLASADVFLRFGIIEETGKRMIPRAMHVTRIENGVAEINFNSKKAVSFIGFQNLEELDGSYLYIAASVLESMGGLSGEAEFAGVRFAVSPYKLSLVATPLFVKPGLPFFIKVQVKDTVDHFVGNVPVILTAKSFSEQMDETELVSEGSESGRRKTSMSDGTALFVVNIPSDSKILEFQVKTADSRLPDENQASKTYEAKAYSSLSQSYLYIDWTSNHKILEVGDLININVYPHSQYIHKIHHYSYLIMSKGKIVSFGTQERIKDLEYEHLTFQITQEMVPSARLIVYYIVVGEETAELVADSVWLNVEQKCGNRLDIKLLSSKETLNPAEVVSLNMKTEFNSFVALSSTDKAVYGVAGRGKRAMEKVMLQLEKSDLGCGAGGGRNNIDVFRMAGLTFLTNANADDSDEEGETCNEVLRSKRSDFREQILKEASKYVHPEIRKCCMAGVKEYPVSETCSDRAQRIRRNQKCISAFIDCCEFANKLREKEPNKLLILARMHFEGTLELDEAAVRSYFPESWLWEVHRVSPRSKTLSVTLPDSLTTWEVQGVGISDKGICVAAPLEVQVVKDIFLSVYVPYSVVRGEQIELKGTVYNHRASAIKFCVKMAAGNGICSFRDSATTGSRIHNCNFKNLDGSSSSPIRFRILPLELGLHTINFTLLTAGNSETVVKTLRVMPEGIKKEVHAGFTLDPQGVYGSMKRRQEFRYKVPLNLVPKTKIDRSVSVKGHLMGEVIATVISPSGLNSLTNLPRGSAEAEFMSIAPVFYVFHYLEESNNWHLLGPETLTSRTQMRRKMKEGIANILSFRNPDFSYSMWKNGLASTWLTAFSLRILGQVNQYINLDQISVCNSLLWLVDSCQMPDGSFNEFSGYQPVKLQGTLPKEAKEKSLYLTAFCIIGIMKSIKICPTQKIHDAKNKAGDYLIKNVQSAQSPFTMAITSYALALVDLNHQSARSAFSALKEEASVIGDPPIYRFWKGTFKTLDQHTSKSVTAQMVETTAYALLTALLRGDKTYANPIIKWLSEEQRYGGGFYSTQDTINALEALTEYSLLVERLNLDMSVKIAYKNYGDLHVLKLTEDNFVGRTMTVPLDDDIYVSTGSSTGIATVNVKTVYNTIGTSEESCNFELKIVPKRDDGYRREEGEPLGRLEACAKYRPGMREPRSGSAHAVMDIGLVSGLEANTEDLSTLASGVDQLIADYEIKDGHVILQIDSVPASKFLCVEFRISELFQVGMLNPATFTVYEYHAPDKRCTVLYNPYGNDKLVRLCEGDECKCMEAECSKVQERLDWSITADTRREAACQNNIAYVYKVNILSRSEEGYFVKYSAALLDLYKRGQAFAQKNNEITFVKKKTCTDVELSPGEQYLIMGKEALKISIGYSFKFQYPLDSSTWIEWWPSNTACTFCKEFLNTMEDFAEDLIINGC; from the exons ATgattattttaatctatttttttgttttgctattttctgGAACAACTTTTAGCCAAGAGAAAAT ATATGTCCTTACATCACCAAAGATCTTCCGAGCTGGGGCATCTGAGAAAGTTGTAGTCCAAGCTTTTGGTTACGATAAGGAATTTCCAGTCAATGTTGCCTTAAGAAGTTTTCCAGATAAGCTTGCTGTTTATTCTTCTGGCTATGTTTCTTTAACTCCAGCCAACAAATTCCAAGCTGCTGTAACTTTAACA CTTCAACCAACAGATTTACCAAGAACAGATAATTCAGTCCAGTATTTGTATTTGGAAGCTGTTTCTCCACATTTTACAGgactaaaaaaaattcctgtttccTATGAGAAtgggtttctttttattcatgCAGACAAACCAATTTATACTCCTGATCAGTCAG TGAAAGTCAGGGTTTACTCTCtgaatgaagaactgcagccagCTCGGCGAGAAATTGTCCTAACTTTTATG GATCCTGAAGGAGTACCAGTCGATATTCTAGAAGAAGACGATTTTACTGGAATAGTTTCTTTTCCTGACTTCAAGATTCCTCCTAATCCTAA GTATGGAATTTGGAAAATTGAAGCCAAGTATAAGAAGAATTTTATAACCTCAGCTGTTGCAAAATTTGAAGTTAAGGAATATG CAATGCCAAGCTTTTCCATCGTCATAGAGCCAGAAAGTAACTTTATTAGTTCTGATAAATTTGAGAACTTCAAGATTGTTGTGAAAGCTAG ctatttttataataaaaggCTTGCAAGTGCTGATGTTTTTCTTCGTTTTGGAATAAttgaagaaactggaaaaagaatgaTACCTCGTGCAATGCATGTAACTAGG ATTGAAAATGGAGTTGCTGAGATCAATTTTAATAGTAAGAAAGCAGTGAGTTTTATAGGGTTTCAAAATCTAGAAGAATTGGATGGCTCATATTTATATATTGCAGCATCAGTGTTGGAGTCTATGG GTGGCCTCAGCGGTGAAGCAGAATTTGCTGGAGTCAGATTTGCTGTATCTCCTTACAAATTGAGTTTGGTTGCTACTCCTCTCTTTGTGAAGCCTGGACTTCCGTTCTTTATTAAG GTGCAGGTGAAAGATACAGTAGATCACTTCGTTGGAAATGTCCCTGTAATTCTCACTGCAAAATCATTTAGTGAGCAAATGGATGAGACTGAGTTGGTATCAGAGGGTTCAGaatctgggagaagaaaaacaagcatgAGTGATGGAACTGCTTTGTTTGTTGTTAATATCCCATCTGATAGCAAAATACTGGAGTTTCAA GTAAAAACTGCAGATTCACGTCTTCCAGATGAAAACCAAGCAAGTAAAACCTATGAAGCAAAAGCTTATTCCTCATTAAGTCAGAGTTATCTATATATTGACTGGACTTCAAACCACAAAATACTAGAAGTAGGggatttaataaatattaatgtataTCCACATAGTCAGTATATTCATAAAATACATCACTACAGCTATTTG ATCATGTCAAAAGGGAAGATAGTAAGCTTTGGAACTCAGGAGAGAATTAAGGATTTGGAATATGAACATTTAACTTTTCAGATAACCCAAGAAATGGTTCCTTCAGCACGTCTTATTGTTTACTACATAGTCGTAGGAGAAGAAACTGCTGAATTAGTAGCTGATTCAGTTTGGCTGAATGTGGAACAGAAATGTGGGAATAGGCTTGAT ATTAAGCTGCTATCAAGCAAAGAGACACTGAATCCAGCAGAAGTTGTATCACTtaacatgaaaacagaattcaATTCGTTTGTTGCTTTGTCATCTACTGACAAGGCAGTATATGGAGTcgcaggaagaggaaagagggCAATGGAAAAA GTAATGCTACAGCTGGAAAAGAGTGACCTTGGGtgtggtgctggaggaggaCGGAACAACATTGATGTATTCCGAATGGCTGGGCTTACATTTTTAACTAATGCAAATGCTGATGATTCAGATGAAGAAG GTGAAACTTGCAACGAAGTTTTAAGAAGCAAACGGTCTGACTTCAGGGAGCAGATACTCAAAGAAG caTCCAAATACGTACATCCAGAAATTCGAAAATGCTGCATGGCTGGAGTAAAAGAGTATCCAGTCTCTGAGACTTGCAGTGATAGAGCTCAGCGAATTCGGCGTAATCAAAAGTGCATTTCTGCGTTCATAGACTGCTGTGAATTTGCAAATAAGCTGCGGGAGAAAGAGCCTAATAAGCTTCTAATATTGGCAAGAATGC ATTTTGAGGGTACCTTGGAACTGGATGAGGCAGCAGTTCGTAGCTATTTCCCTGAAAGCTGGTTATGGGAAGTTCACCGAGTTTCTCCAAG GTCGAAGACTCTGTCTGTCACCTTGCCTGATTCGCTGACTACCTGGGAGGTACAAGGTGTTGGCATTTCTGATAAAG gTATATGTGTTGCTGCACCATTGGAAGTGCAAGTTGTGAAAGATATCTTCCTGAGTGTTTATGTTCCTTATTCTGTGGTGCGAGGAGAACAAATTGAGTTAAAAGGAACAGTTTATAACCATAGAGCTTCTGCAATTAAG TTCTGTGTTAAAATGGCAGCTGGAAATGGAATCTGTTCTTTTAGAGACTCTGCAACCACTGGATCAAGGATACACAATTGTAACTTTAAGAATCTAGACGGCAGTTCTTCATCACCAATTAGATTCAGAATACTTCCTTTGGAATTAGGTCTTCACACTATCAACTTTACATTGCTGACAGCTGGGAACAGTGAAACTGTAGTTAAAACTTTACGTGTAAtg CCAGAAGGCATTAAGAAAGAGGTTCATGCAGGTTTCACTTTGGATCCACAGGGTGTTTATG GTTCAATGAAGAGACGACAAGAATTTCGATACAAAGTCCCACTCAATCTGGTCCCTAAAACAAAAATTGATAGAAGTGTCAGTGTAAAAG gacATCTTATGGGTGAAGTGATTGCCACAGTCATCAGTCCTAGTGGTCTTAATAGTCTCACTAACCTGCCAAGGGGCAGTGCAGAGGCAGAGTTTATGAGTATTGCCCCAGTATTTTATGTGTTTCATTACTTGGAAGAGTCAAATAACTGGCATTTACTGGGTCCTGAAACCTTAACCTCAAGAACTCAAATGAGGAGGAAGatgaaagaag GAATTGCGAACATCTTGTCATTCAGAAATCCTGACTTCTCATATAGCATGTGGAAGAATGGGCTAGCTAGCACATG GTTGACGGCTTTTTCATTAAGGATCCTTGGACAAGTTAACCAATACATAAATCTTGATCAAATTTCTGTTTGTAATTCACTTCTATGGTTGGTTGATAGCTGTCAAATGCCAGATGGGTCATTCAATGAATTTTCAGGTTACCAACCAGTGAAACTTCAG GGTACATTACCTaaagaagctaaagaaaaatctttgtatCTCACAGCATTTTGTATTATTGGAATTATGAAGTCAATTAAAATATGTCCTACtcag aaaatccatgatgctaaaaataaagcaggagaTTACTTGATAAAAAATGTGCAGTCTGCTCAAAGCCCCTTTACTATGGCAATAACTTCATATGCTTTAGCTCTTGTGGATTTGAACCACCAGTCTGCACGATCAGCGTTCTCCGCACTGAAGGAGGAAGCATCTGTCATAG GTGACCCTCCTATTTATCGGTTTTGGAAGGGTACTTTCAAAACCCTAGACCAACACACTTCCAAATCTGTTACTGCACAAATGGTTGAAACTACAGCATATGCTTTGCTTACGGCTTTGCTAAGAGGAGACAAAACCTATGCTAATCCAATCATCAAATGGTTGTCTGAAGAACAAAGATATGGTGGAGGATTTTATTCAACTCAG GACACAATTAATGCCCTTGAGGCCTTGACTGAGTATTCCCTTCTTGTCGAACGGCTTAATTTGGACATGAGTGTTAAGATAGCATACAAAAATTATGGAGACCTTCATGTACTGAAACTGACAGAAGATAATTTTGTGGGAAGAACCATGACA GTACCTTTGGATGATGACATATATGTAAGCACTGGAAGCAGCACTGGTATAGCTACAGTAAAT GTGAAGACAGTATACAATACAATTGGTACTTCCGAAGAGTCATGTAACTTTGAATTGAAGATTGTTCCAAAGAGAGATGATG GTTACAGAAGAGAAGAAGGTGAGCCGCTGGGGCGCTTAGAGGCTTGTGCAAA GTACAGGCCTGGCATGAGAGAGCCACGGTCAGGGTCTGCTCATGCTGTGATGGACATAGGTTTGGTTAGTGGATTGGAAGCAAATACAGAAGACTTATCTACT CTTGCAAGTGGAGTTGATCAGTTGATAGCAGACTATGAGATAAAAGATGGGCATGTTATTCTTCAGATAGACTCT GTGCCAGCTAGTAAGTTTCTCTGTGTCGAATTCCGAATAAGTGAGCTTTTCCAGGTTGGAATGCTAAATCCTGCCACATTCACTGTTTATGAGTATCACGCACCAG atAAAAGGTGCACTGTACTTTATAACCCCTATGGAAATGATAAACTTGTGAGATTGTGTGAAGGAGATGAATGCAAATGCATGGAAg CTGAGTGTAGTAAAGTACAAGAGAGACTAGACTGGTCAATAACTGCTGACACAAGGAGAGAAGCTGCATGCCAGAACAATATTGCATATG TTTATAAAGTGAACATCTTATCTCGCAGTGAAGAAGGTTATTTTGTAAAGTattctgcagctcttctggaTCTCTATAAAAGAG GACAAGCTTTTGCTcaaaagaataatgaaataacCTTTGTTAAAAAGAAGACCTGTACAGATGTTGAACTGAGCCCAGGAGAGCAGTACTTGATCATGGGGAAAGAAGCCCTAAAGATAAGCATTGGTTACAGTTTCAA aTTCCAGTACCCTTTGGACTCAAGCACTTGGATTGAGTGGTGGCCTTCAAATACAGCTTGTACATTTTGCAAGGAgtttttaaatacaatggaGGATTTTGCTGAAGATCTCATCATCAATGGCTGTTGA